gattgctatactttaaaggttgattactgattagttttgtttttcatgtgttgaacaaaaacgttcgttgctcacgagttgataataagaagttgtgggcacttcgtttgcaaccgtagatagttcttcactaaAGGTACTACTTTCTATCccttttatatgaaataacaattaacagatcttggaaaagtgaaatagataaaattttattattccgctacgcctaggcttgtctatttttctACAACGCGACCCATTGGTGTTCAACTTTACCATCCCTTCACCTGGTCTATCCCAGCCTATCAGATGAACAGTCGTCTTTTGGATAGAACCTGCTAAACTATCAACCTTGAAACTCTCAATTATTGAATtaacttttctgaagaagaaagCCAGCAAATTAGGAATGACAACCGCTCCTTCTCCAAATACCTCAACATTCCTCCAATGCCAAATTTGGTGGCAGACCACAGCAAACAGAAGTACTTCATGTTCGAGCTCAGCCAACAACTTCCCTTCAATATCCTCCCTAAACCAGTCTTGTTCTGAATAGTAAAAGAAGGAAGAAAGACATTGCTCAGGcagaactttcctccacacgGCCTTACTTCCAGCACAATCTCTAAGAACAAGGCAACTTGTTTCCGCATGAGCTTTACATCTACTATAAGCATCAGAGTCCACCAAATGTCGTATTTTCCTTTCTACATTCGTTAGAAGCTTATTCTTAGCACAAAGCCAaagaaaactcctaatacgATAAGGAACCTTCAAGGACCAAATACCTTTCCAAAGGATTGAAGGAGGAACATCCAAATTGTGATTAAAGGCCTCAAAagcagatttacaagaataagcacCATTATTAGTAAACGACCAACAACGAGTATCGCCATCTTCCTCCATACTGCTAACTTTAACTCCCCGGATTCTCAGGAGCGTTTCGAGACTGAAAAATCGATCAAATTTAGACCAATCCCACTCTCCCTCCTCAGTCACAACATCCGCAATTCTCTAATTTCGGACCTCAGGAGGCGGAGGAAAAGTACAAATCTTTAATAAAAGCtgctttaattttaattatgtcaaactaataaaattattatttttaatatattttaaaatttggggtttataaattaagggtgtaggatatattttttaaggttttagaatttataaattgggtttagaatttttaaattagagtataaaaacagactttatttattatatatagaaaatagtgACATATTGATAATTAATTTggatgatatgatttaattgtaattttgtaaccaATTATGATATTCACGTAAAAagccattaaaaaaataatttaatgggTTTTAACTTGGGTTTCCtacattaatattataattaactataaaattataactaaatcatattatcatTCTAAATATGTCATTAGTTTCTATTTATGATAAATAaagtatgtttttattttaaattccaATTTATATATCATAAACTTTAGACAATATATTAGacctttaatttataaattctaattagtaaaaaaaaaataatggttTTATTAccttgatataatttaaaattagataattttttaaaaagtgaATTTATAGGTAAATTTCTCTTTTAACCTTTTTAAGTAGCTAGCAAGCAAGGTTTTTGGGCTTGAGACCGTTCGGGGCCGGGTAGGATCCTTTTCACGGATATACTCGCAAATTCAGTAAGAAACTGACGCTTCTCTTGGTCTCCTTCTCTCTGCTGTAAATACTCGCCCCTCAGCTGAGTCCGCCCGCGAGATGGGATTGAAGGACATGAAAATATCGAAGAAGGCTTCTACTTCTCAATCCAATCAAAAGGATGCGTCTGATTTCCTGgcatgtcttttttttttttgttctgatttcttttttcAAAGTTTTGTTCATTTAAATATATGTATGTGTGTGTTTTAAATAAAGCCCTTAGAAGGTGGTCATGGGCGTAAGATCTCGGAGACAAAGTAGCAAAAAAATGGAGCTACTGTGCTGTATATTGGTCGAATACCACATGGTTTTTACGAGAAAGAAATGGAAGGTAGGTTTACTTACAATTTTGCAAGAAAATTTTGATGTTGTTATCTGTTTGCATGTGCTGATTAGgattattttcttctttttaaagCTTACTTTTCCCAGTTTGGTACGATCAAGAGATTGAGAATTGCAACAAGTAAGAAGGTGTGCACTTTTCTTCAACGTTATTTGAATGTCATGCAAACACATTTggtaatttatataattttttatgctGAATTATGTCTTTAATGCGATAACGGTATTAATTTGTTTGTGTTGTGATGGATCTGTTATTCCGCAGACTGGAAAATCCAAACATTATGGATTCATCGAATTTGAAGATTCTGAGGTAAATAGAATACTACATTGTACCATTTGTTTTCATCTCACCCTCACAATATCTTTTTGCTGGTTGCAGGTAGCAGAAGTTGTTACTGAGTGTATGCATAACTATCTGTTGTTTGAACATCTTCTgcaagtccatcttatccctccaGAGAAAGTTCATCCAAAATTGTAAGCTCTTTATCGTCTAGGTCGTATTTATTTTCCTCAAATTTACTGCAAAGAGTTAGCGGGATTtcatttcttctctagctataGTCCGAATTGGAATTTGTATTCCTACTCCTTCATAAATGAAGGGTTGTGGCACTTAGAAGGATATCTCATGCTTTGTTTCCAATTTGGTTCTTTGATTTATCATAGTAAGATGCTGAACATGCTCAGCCTCTCTTTGGTTCTTTTTGAGAAAGGGTTTTGAGTCTTGCATCCATAAAATGGAGCTAACCTCAGTTTTTTATGGAATGTTTTTCATTGTTGAAGTGCACTTTAGTTAAGAATAAGGTTTACGAAATAATTATAAGGAATTCTATTATGATTAGATATTTAGCTGATGAGAGTTAAAATTGTCATTTTATTTCTTGTAGCAGTTAGAAGAGCTTGATAGGATTTTTTGATATGCCAAAAGTCTTATGTGGGTTAAAGTGGTAGAAAACTAGCTAAACGAATTATGATAGGGAGATGTTTGTATTAATTCAATACCTCTCAAAGCAGGAAAGACAATTAGGACTAAGATACAATACGATAGAATACAGTGAAAAAGCAAAGAGAaagataaaattgaatatgagGAATAACCTATCGACCCTCCAGGAACTCCAAGAATCCTCCTCTGTGATCAAACTGATAGAGAGTCTAAGCATGTTAACATAATTCTTCACATAAGAAAGCATAGTAACTAACTATTTGTACTGATAATAGGATACACAAGAGAGCCAACTCACTACCCCTATTGGTAAAAAGGGCATAGCTATAGCAAGTAGTAATATTTTCAATCCCTTTCCTTCACTTCTTCCAACCTTCTTGTGCCTAGAATAAACCCTTGGTACTCTAGGCCCATTATCCCTATGATCTAAGGCCTGATCTGCATAAAAGATTGTAACTTCCTTTGTCGCTGAATTATGTGCTGACTGTTGTGGATGTTCATAGATTGCTTATCTTTTATGTGCATTGTTTTTCTTGTTACCTAGGTGGAAAGGCTTTAATCTTCGATTCAAGCCATTGGACCGGGTTCAAGCTGAAAGAAAACGACAGAACAAGGTATCTACCTTGAATAAGAAGAGATATTTCTATAATGTTGATGCAATACTTTTGATATTTTTCCCCTAATATTACTGGACCAGGATAGAACCCTTGAAGAGCACAAAAAATTGGTGGAGAAGATCATAAAGAGAGATCAGAAGCGGAGAAAAAGAATAGAGGCTGTTGGTATTGAATACGAGTGTCCACAAATTGTAAGGAGCTTATGCTTAATGCTATATCCGTTTTCTATTTTGCATGCTTAAGTAAAAGTATAGAAAGGAACTAgagcaaaaatcacttgttaGATTGATGCATTTACTCGTAGTTTTAGGTTATGGAAACATGAAtatgttttgttaaaaaaagcTGCATTCTTGAGAATCAACTGAAGTTGCTTCAAAATACTAAAAACAGTTACCCATGTCCAATCCATATGATTTATGGTTTTTAATCAAGGTTAACTTGCAGTCTTTTTGGCATGTTGCTACCATTTGGCTAGCGGTATATGGTATATGATGTTGTGGGATAAATAAGGAAATGTAATCGCACAAACAAAGCAGGCATGTCATAAGTTGTTGGGGTAATAAGTAACAATGAGAATAGACAATATTTCAATTGACAAAATGTAATAAACTTAATTGAAGCAGCTTAATTCCTAGGATGTGAAATTACTAAGTATCATTTTTGTTGCTCATATTTATAGATTTCATTTGAATACTTATTCTGTAAATCTAATTTTGGTTGCTTATGCATGTT
The DNA window shown above is from Euphorbia lathyris chromosome 1, ddEupLath1.1, whole genome shotgun sequence and carries:
- the LOC136210541 gene encoding uncharacterized protein isoform X2, whose amino-acid sequence is MEAYFSQFGTIKRLRIATSKKTGKSKHYGFIEFEDSEVNRILHCTICFHLTLTISFCWLQVAEVVTECMHNYLLFEHLLQVHLIPPEKVHPKLWKGFNLRFKPLDRVQAERKRQNKDRTLEEHKKLVEKIIKRDQKRRKRIEAVGIEYECPQIVCDIQPAPKRIKFDED
- the LOC136210541 gene encoding uncharacterized protein isoform X1, with translation MEAYFSQFGTIKRLRIATSKKVCTFLQRYLNVMQTHLTGKSKHYGFIEFEDSEVNRILHCTICFHLTLTISFCWLQVAEVVTECMHNYLLFEHLLQVHLIPPEKVHPKLWKGFNLRFKPLDRVQAERKRQNKDRTLEEHKKLVEKIIKRDQKRRKRIEAVGIEYECPQIVCDIQPAPKRIKFDED
- the LOC136210541 gene encoding uncharacterized protein isoform X3; this encodes MEAYFSQFGTIKRLRIATSKKVCTFLQRYLNVMQTHLTGKSKHYGFIEFEDSEVAEVVTECMHNYLLFEHLLQVHLIPPEKVHPKLWKGFNLRFKPLDRVQAERKRQNKDRTLEEHKKLVEKIIKRDQKRRKRIEAVGIEYECPQIVCDIQPAPKRIKFDED